The Primulina huaijiensis isolate GDHJ02 chromosome 18, ASM1229523v2, whole genome shotgun sequence DNA window tgaattttcatccaaaaagacgagtcattaatatcaaaatttattatacatattcgcgtactcaaaaatcatatattaatgtcAGATCTAAAACATTTGGTtctgaaatataatatatttgttctaaattttcaatattttaataccAAATTTTATATGGAAAAACACACGTGGGTCCAAAgattatagaaattttttttttgggtttagtAAGATATTATAGAAAAAAATCAATATGACAAAGATTGACATGCATTTAATTATTGAGATGAAGATTTACGAGCGACATGGACTAGTGTTGATGTGTAGataatatgaaatttattttaataattcatctttttttagcataaatttatcttgttaatattttataagtGGATATTTAGGAGAATAAAATATGGActgcttttttatattaaaattaaaacatgaaATACTTTGATGTAAACTAcgaaaaatataatcaatacGAGGGGTGGCGGCTACATTATTGGCTGTGTGGGtcttttattaaatgaaaatcaaCTATTTGGGGCGTTATAGAAAGTTAGATTCAACTTGTTacgataatattttttatattattatttagtttggaagttttttctttttaattttaaaatctttagaTGACTTTGTTAAATAGAATTATGTGGAATTTTGACATATAAcaatattaaatcattattataatgataaatttattttaaatcacaACATTCAAACTTAAATATGCATTTAGTTTTTGTCAGAAAAATTATGTGTTTGCACTCTTTGATTCACAACAAAATTTGTTTGCACTCTCTGAACCCACGTGTCTTTTTTCGGACGAAATAcacattaaaaattaatattaatatatataatatttgagtacCAATTATTTTAGATCTAATATTATTGTGATATAATAATTGTCTCTGTTAAGAGAGCAATCGGAACATGTACTTTGATTACCAAATGATTTTAAAGATTAGACTTGCGCTactgaaatattttaaagattaGAGTTCTACAAGTTTTGATAAAACacaaacttttatatatatattgaatttgaaaataaatattaattcgATGGCCAAATGAATTTTGAAAGAAACGTAGCAGCCAGCCACCAAAGATCAATTATCATATAGTCAAAATGTCCAAACTTCCACGCTAAACACGTTGCCAATTCATCGAAGCAGCTGAAACTGATCATGGCGCTGAGGCAGTGGCCATGGATGGAGACCTCGCTGCCTTTCGTAGGCATGATTTCTGCAGTTTCTGCTTTAGCCATCAGCATGATAATAAGCAAGATGGCCATGTCCAAAGGCACAAGCTTTTACAGTTTATCTGTGTATTCTAATGGTTTAGCCACTCTTACTCTTTTTCCAACCGCCTTTCTTTTTCACAGGTGACCCTTTTTGGTGCTTTATGTTTATGGGTAATGGGTATTTctgattttcaagaaaatgttttGATGGGTTTTGGGTGTTCGATTATTTGCAGGTCAAAGGTCCCACCTTTATCTTTTCCTGTTCTCTGGAGAATTTTCTTACTTGCTATGTTTGGGTAAGTTATTTACTGAATTAGTTGTGCTATCTGTGCTTGTTTGTGCTGCTAATTTCATACCGAGAGTGTGATGTCTTCGGTTGTGTGCCATATTTTTTGGGGCAAAAATGCGTTGATTGTGtgtcaatggatgtcaagaAAATAATGCATAGGTAGATAGGTAACCTGAATTAAGGGAATTGGAGAATGGTGGTTAATTTCAGGGTATGCTCTCTTGATTAATTAGctggaaaattttgaaatcaatgATTTTATGCTTGGCTGTGAAAATGCAACACGGGCGTTTTATTGTTGGCTTATGAGATATATGAAACATGGCCTTTTTGTATATTTGATGGTCTATGGATATTTAGCTCGCGTCGTGCATCTTATATTTATAGTATAGAATGTCTCTTGGaaataagaaatttgatttctTTAGGTGTATTAAGAAATGTAAGGAAATGATATAGAAAGATGATGGAAGCTACATCCGACCTAAGTAGAAATAGTGCCAATGACTTATTGATTTGTGCTTGCACTTTTCTATTTCGTATCCATTGCACATCGTCGGAGAAAATGCGATATTTTTGAAATGGGCTTTTCCATCTCTTCTAGGAATTATACACTAGATGTCTTATGGGTGCCATATGCTGCACTTGGTTTTGCACGGCATGAAACAAGCTGGAAATTTTAAATCTCTTAGGTAGTCAGTCATGTAAAGGAAAATCTCGTGTGAAAACAAGATCAGTAACATTTGCCACCGCAATCACCAGAGATGGCCTCTAACTCTTGTTCATCTGGTTTTCTCATATGGTTACACATCAAACATCTTGTTGCCATGTCAATAAGGACTATCAAACCTCAAGTATTTTAgtctaaacattttttttacccAATAATATACGGACGCTGCCTAagtttaccatttttcttttgttagaTGTTTTGCAGAGATTGGCAGTTATGCTGGCATAAACTATAGCTCTCCAACACTTGGTACCGCGTTGTTGAATCTGGTACCAGCATTCACGTTCATCCTTGCCATTATTTTCAGGTTGCATTTGTTCTCTGATATTGCACTCGTTCAAGAGGAAAGAGAATTTCATTCTATATCTCCCATTAGTTGCCTAGTTGTTTTGcttcatttgaaattgttttttaaataaaaattgtggttttattttttgtaaggGGGAACCCGCAGCACTTAGCACTGTATAAACCCTCATGCTAAATGCAGTAACCTGCAAACCACGTCAACACCAGGCAAACCTTGTGTAACAAGTTCGCCCAATAAGATGTTAGTAGGGAATAAAATTGTGATTAATTGGTCACGAGTACACCTATTCCACCAACTTGGACACCCGGGGCCCTAACACGGGTCACAGATATGGAGAAGTTGATTTAAGAAAAAcctttttttaaatgttagtttgcttttactttttgaaaaattcaaaagcAGAAAGCTAGAAAATTTGGAATCCGAATTTAGAGCTACTGCTTCAGCTtctctttgaatttttttttttaaatttcattctaCTATACCAAGTGCAAAACTGCTATTGTTTTTCCGGAAAAAAAGAACACTTTAAATATGttatgtttaaataagtttatttTCTTCATCAAGTGCCTATGGATCCAAACTCACACGTATCACCAGACATTGACATAAAAGTGATTGGTTTAGAATGGAAGAAATAGATTGGAGAAGGATAAGTAGCATCGCGAAGTTGGGTGGCACTGCCGTCTCCATTGCCGGAGCATTTGTTGTCACTTTCTATAAGGGACCAGCATTACTCAATAGGCCGTTGAGTTCTGGATTTCATTCACAACTTTATTTGTCGTCAGAACCAAATTGGGTTCTGGGAGGAGTTTTGCTTTCTTTCTCAGCTTTCCTCACTGCATCCTGGTGCATATTACAGGTTCGAATCACGTCAAATCAccttcatgaactttaaaattgCACTAAAATAAAagacttaatataaaattatattggtCATGTTTCAGGCTTCCATACTGCAGATGTACCCGGCTGAGATGTTCATAGTCGCTTTTTACTGCCTTTTTGTAACTATTCAAGCTTCACTTGTTTCTCTCATTGTTCAAAGAGATGCAACTTCTTGGAAAATCGAAACAGTTGTAGGATTAACTGCAATTCTTTATTCGGTAAGCAAATGGCCCAATCATCTCTCTCCATCTTCATTACATCATATGTATGAACAAAGCAAGGAATTCTCATTGTACCAAGTGGTAAAATTGGCGATAactatacaactcaaatattttaatgtatatAGTAACACAAACTTCACATCTCAGTTGCTTTGGTACATAGAAAGCCACATAAAAATCGCCCCAAACAATCCCAGTAACTGCATTAGTTTGCTACTCAAATTGTATAAACCATACATAGACCAAACGCTACATGTTGATTCTTGTGCTACATGGCAGTCACATATTATAACAAGGGCGATTATTATTTCTGAATATAATCACATTTTTAGTAGATTGTAGTTATGGTATTGGGTTCAAATACCACTTGTGTGGGTAATTTAGATTTAGATTAGATACGAATAGGATCCCCAATCCCCCATTGTATAAAAAAAAGGTAGTTGAACTGGCGTTCAAGTTGATATTTGCTAATAATGTTTCAAGATTTTATTTTCAGGCAATGATTAATATAGCGTTCAGGCTCTATGTGACTGCTTGGTGCATATGGAAGAGAGGTCCCCTCTTTGTTTCTCTATTTAAGCCTTCAACAATTATCATAGTGGTTTTCATTGGAGTCGTCTTTATGAACGATGTTTTCTACCTCGGAAGGTACTCCTAGTCATTATACTACATGGTTCAACATTTTGTTTCTACGAAAACGAATCTTGGATACAGGTTTTAAACATTTAAGGAATCTGTTTGGATGTTCCTGCAGTTTGGTTGGTGCATTGATATTGACTGTCGGTTTCTACGGTGTAATATGGGGGAAAACTAAAGAAGGGGACACGAACAGGAGCACAGTTTTATCAGACAATAGGATCCCTCTATTGCAAGAAAAGATCCAAGTGTGAATGTTTAATACATATTCTGTTAATTACACAAGCAATCGTCTCATCCAGCAAACGTAAATGGAACTTATGACAGACAGCATTAATTTCATTGCATCCTGTAATGCTGAAAAAATTTCAAGCGATTAGAAGTTTCAAGTTTGGTTCATCATTGTCATTCACTCTTTACGAATTCGTAGTGTCTCAAACTAGCTCTGACCCTTGTTTCGGCGACGGTTTCTAACAGTTTCGGTCACAGTTTGAACCCATTTGAATTAGAATtccttaatatatttaaatttaaagatagAAAGAAATTTAACAATACAATATATAGAACAATTTAAATCAATAGTTAACTATAAATATTTAGTTTCTATGACTTAAAAGATTAATCTACAGTTTCGGTTCACATGAAACAACCGTAAGTCATGTTGCAGTTTGACCAATGCTTGCCAACAGCTATCCAAACTCCAACACTAAACTCGTTGCCAATTCCTCGAAGGAGCTGAACTGAGCATAGCTCTGAGTGAGTGGCCTGCAAGGATTCAGACCTCACTGCCTTTCATAGCCATGGTTTCCGCAGTTTTTGCTCTGGCCATTAACATAACATTAGGCAAAATGGCCATGTTCAAAGGCACAAGCTTTTACAGTTTGACTCTATATTCTAATGGTTTGGCCACTCTTGTTCTTTTTCCTACTGCCTTTCTTTACCACAGGTAACCATTTCTGGTGCCTCATTTCTCCGTGGGTAAACTAATAACGGAAACCtctgattttgaaggaaaatgaGTTTGGGTTGCAGGTCAAAGGTCCCACCTTTATCTTTTCCTCTTCTCTGGAGGATTTTCTTGTTTGCTATGTTTGGGTAAGTCATTCGCTCAATCTGTTGCATTGTCTTGTTCGTACTCTGGCAAATTGCATCGGCTCTGATGTGAAAATTAAGGCCTCGACATCACAAGGTCTTTGAGTTCAAATCACACTTGTTTGGTTCTGATTGTAtgaaaaaaagggaaaaacgAAACATGGTCGTTCGTttacaacaattttttttttttttttaaaaatgaagcaTAAAATCCCTTACAAAATAGGTAAACTGTTTAATCCCATGCTTGATTTTTTGAAACAACAGAGATATAATAAAgcctattaattttttttaattttgttttatttttacgcCTGATTTTATTACGAGAATCTGATGTTTTGGCATTGTGTTTTTGTGTTATTGGGCTgaaatatgattattatttgTCAAGAAAATGAATATTTGGTGGATGAATTGTGGCAAGAGAGTAATGATTCATTCCAGGCCCGGAGTTCTCTTTATTTATAGAGATAGATTACCTAATGTGCATATCATTGTTGGATAATGAAATCTACCTATAATATATTACATTTCATTATTCACAAAAAGCGTGGATTTTGCGCAATGTTTTTAAATAACAAGACCCTTGTATAGTTgtcttttataattttgaatGGTACAGTGTTACAAGTTTTTTTGTGATATGATCTCattgattatttatatttgtaaaaaccgaaatatttttcgaagtGTAATTATTAATTGATCACATacatgtatatgatattatttttccaATTCTTCGTATTATgttaaataataagaaattcggaaaaatattaaataacaaattgtattcaaaaaaaatttcaagctaataaatacatgaaattcgAAATACAATACAAAATATATAGTAATTTAGAAAATGTAGGTTGTCTATCAATCTCATTAGAAGGAAATATCACATATACGGCAGTTTTTTCAACAAAGACGTGGAGATCTTATAAAATATGTGGAGATTGACATAAATTTTGTACAAGAGAAGATTGATAGTGGAGCTATTTATATGCCTTTTGTTCCCATAACACAGCAAATAACAGATATTCTCACCAAATTAAGGATTGTTCAAACCCAAATTTGAGTTTCTCATTAGCAAGTTGGGCATGATTAGTATGATTAACATCTATGCACCAACTTTAGGGGTGTCAAATATTTGGCTAATCTAATAAGATAGCATTTAGataggatatttaattaatcttcagtgtttttgaattttaaattaaaattactgGTAGATTAGTAGTAGATGATTATAAATGTACGCATTCTGAACTTTTCATTtattcaacaaaattatttctCCTTCGTTCTAAactacatttaaaaataaggaGAAGCAGAAACCTAGAGTTTAGAGCTTTTGCTTCAACGTCTCTTCAATAAAACTTATCCCAGTGCAAAactatttttgttaaaaacaaaacaaaagacaCTACTTAATGAAGTTTCTGTTGTCCAAGTTAATTGCTTACGCTTCAAAACTCTAGAATTCGCCAAACATTGACACAAAAGTGATTGTTTTAGGATGGAAGAAGTAGATTGGAGAAAGTTAAGTACCACTGCAAAGTTGGTGGGAATTGTTACCTCCATTGCCGGAGCGTTTTCCGTGACTTTCGGTAAGGGACCAACGATACTCAATAGGCCGTTTTGAGTTATGGATTTCATACGCAACTCTATTTGTCATCATAACCAAATTGGTTCTAGGAggagttttgttttcttttgcaTCTTTCCTTTTTGCCTCCAGTTGCATATTACAGATAGGAATTTACACTAAATAAGATTAATGAACATGAAGATTTGCTCTAAAATAAAAGGCTTAGTggacaatatatttatattgtaaatGTTTCAGGCTTCCATACTACGGATGTACCCAGTGTCAATGGTCATAGTTGCTTTCAACTGCCTTTTTGCACTATTCAAGCTAGCTCCACTCGTTTCTCTTATTGCTCAAATAGATGCAACTCCTCTGAAAATCGAAACAATTATTGGATTGGCAGCAATTCTCTATTCGGTAGGCAAACGGCTTGATGATTATAATGAAACTCGGATATTTTAATGCGTAGAGCAGAGAATGCCACATTTTGATCACTTTGCTACATATATAGCTGCATAGCAGGATGGAGCTAGTTGTCACTTCTGGACATTCGTCTTTCCAATAATCGTGCCAATTTGCAACTCATGAAAAGCTAACATGACTGATAGGAGTGACTAACATATCTTGAACTATATACTAATCCAAGCCTCACATTTTGATTCTTGTGCCACACGATATAGTAGGAGGGTAATTATCATCTCTCAACATATTCAAATGGAATATCTGTTGTATCTCAAAAAAGTTAGAATATATGTCTATTAATGTAGCTAAAGTGGTTTGTTTACAAGTTGATAAATGCTTATAATGTTGCTAGATTTTATTTTCAGGCAATCATTGTTTCATCATTCAGAAACTATCTGACTGTTTGGTGCGTAAAGAAGAGTGGTCCCCTCTTTGTTTCTCTGTTTAATCCTTCAACAACTGTTGTAGTGGTTTTTATAGGGGTTGTTTTTTTGAACGGTGTTCTTTACTTCGGAAGGTattgttgaaaatttgaattaaatttaaagtttgaataaaaataatggaTCATGAATGTGGGTGTTTTTTTTGGCTCTACATACTCTTGAGTTACTTGTGGTTCATGATTGTGGAagtgtcttttgactttccaTATTTTGGAGTTAATTGGAGATttttggctcttcatattcttgagttaattgcaagattaattaatttaattaatctgatttttttgtttGCATTTTTGAGCTTATAAATAGTATGTTCATTTCTTCaatccatatataaaatatatttttttacaaacacACTCAAAATCtcattcaagcattctcttttaTTTCATATGTTTAGCTTTTCATTTAGCCTCCGTTAAATTTTGGTGATAAAGTGAAAGTACATTTCAGTTCGTCAGTATATTTACTTAGTGCAAAGTTGTTGCATGGTTTTGTCGTTGTATCCTTAGAAACAGCTGTCTGTCCTGATCCTCGAAGCACCTTCGGAGAGGAC harbors:
- the LOC140964954 gene encoding WAT1-related protein At3g28050-like, producing the protein MALRQWPWMETSLPFVGMISAVSALAISMIISKMAMSKGTSFYSLSVYSNGLATLTLFPTAFLFHRSKVPPLSFPVLWRIFLLAMFGCFAEIGSYAGINYSSPTLGTALLNLVPAFTFILAIIFRMEEIDWRRISSIAKLGGTAVSIAGAFVVTFYKGPALLNRPLSSGFHSQLYLSSEPNWVLGGVLLSFSAFLTASWCILQASILQMYPAEMFIVAFYCLFVTIQASLVSLIVQRDATSWKIETVVGLTAILYSAMINIAFRLYVTAWCIWKRGPLFVSLFKPSTIIIVVFIGVVFMNDVFYLGSLVGALILTVGFYGVIWGKTKEGDTNRSTVLSDNRIPLLQEKIQV